TAGCTTAACATCATTGCTGTTACCATTTACATCAAACCCTTTCACTGGGATCTCAAAGTGCTGAAATCCGTTAGGGTTCTCTTGGCAACCCCAGTCATCGTCTGTGTAATATAAGAACGATTTACGGTAATTGAAAACCAAATCCCCAGAAGCATCGGTCATGATAGCGCTATTGTACAATGTAGCCGTTTTATCGTCATCACCGCACCTCTCAGGATATCCAATCACGGTATAGCAATTGAATGTCTTGGATACTTCCTTAGCAAAGTCAAATGTGGGACCCTCTGTCGGTTTACAAGTATAGGGTAAGATATGGTTTCTGTCATGGAAGCTGTAACCAGTCAAAGCAAATTCAGGGAACACTAAGATATCAGGAGAAGCTGTGCCATGGTTCTtgcttttcaattcatcaagaagTTTCCAGGCTCTGCTCGTCGTTTCCTTGGTGTGTCCAATTTGTGGATTCAATTGGATAATTCCAATTCTTAATGGGACTTTAAGCCTTGTTAATACCATAACCGTTGGAACAAATGACTGCAATTGATAAATGATGTATTAAAACACCGTACGAGTAACCTATACAGTCAAATATACTAGTAAAGAAGGCTTCTGATGGCTTCTCACTCCATATAGATCTTCTGCTAAAAAGTGAAGAATAAAACtaaatcattcaaagttgAAATAAAGGAATTAAACTAAGCTAAAGGTGAACGTTGACCTTTGACAATGAAGGAAAATAAACAAGATAAACTTCCATCTAGATGTCTTGTAAGTAACAAAgtagaaaatgaaattatgCGATTAATTAAGTTATAAAAGGAGGATACAATTAGTTATGATAGGGACAGCTGTTATTTTTCAGCTGAATGGTCTATCAGTGTTTTCTGTGTAATAAATACACGTGAGTTAACttaacaacaacaaagagTCTCCGAAGTTGATAAGTCAGCTCAAGTTGTTGGAGGTAGGATATATGATATGGGTTTCATTAAAGGGGACGTAATGTAAAGTTACAATTGATCGTTGTACATATATTTTGCATTTAGGATAAGGAACACGTATGATTAAGGTGTCGCACTAAAAATGAAGCAAAACAAAGACAGCAATCGACGAATGCTAAAAAAATGGTGGTTAATCATACTTGCGGAGCAATGCTAGAATGGCCCGGCTTTTACAAGATTGATTAATTGGGAAGCACAAttatgttcttttttttgtgtgTAATTTCTTATGGGGAAGGGGAGGGTGTGTATTCATAAGATTGATGATGTGAAGTtcattcatcaatgaaatggTCAACGACAGAAGGATTGGGAAtgtcaaaaaattgataaatggaaaagaattgaaaggGGGGAATGGGGAATGGACTAAATACTTGTTGCATTAATTGTCTTTTTTCTTAgtgtatttcttttcatcacTTAAATGATATTGTTCAGTGATAGAAGTATCCAGGTCCACAGGATCTCTGACAACGAGTCTgttgttccatttcttACCCATGATGTAGAATTTCTCACCACGAGTATTGAAATTCAATGGACTTGCAGGTGATTGGTAACCTGCATCGTTAGCCCAATCGATTTTGTAATTCGCATACTTCTCGtccaatttgaacaattgcCTAGCGaccttcaatttcaattctctcCAAAGTTTATCAATCTGCCCGTATGGGATATCTGTATTCTCCACGAATTCATTCCAGATCGCCGtatcttgtttctttagGAATACGTCTTTGAAGACCGGATTGAAGTACCTGTTCTGAATGAATTCATCCAAAAGCATATTCTTGTCATAGCTTAACATCTTACCATCATAGATGAATTCCAACTCACGTTGTCTGAACGCGGTGATTTGGAAAGTGTTGACAGCATAGATGAATAGCTCTTCAAGTTTTGGATCCTGCGAGAATTCCATTAGGAGCAATTCAAACTCGTTTTTTTCGAGCTTCTTGATTCCATCCTCAGGgaaaactttcttcaagtttggaCTTTTCACTAACAACTCTACCATCTGTTTAACTCTCCCCTCGGGATACCAGCCTCTTAACTCAGGGACATAACATTCACCTTCATAACATTGGTAACCGTTTTCAATTGGGACCTTATACTCTGCATTTAAATCCTTGAGGACCAAGTTTGGTACATATGCTGGAACACCATGGAAAAAAGTTAACCTTAGTGGAGATAGTTCGAATAGAGTTTGGAAATGCTTATTTCTACAATTGTAAGCTTGAGCATGTTTATTAATGTTGTACCTATCCTTTAACGAATCTGATTGATAAAGTTCTTTCttatctctttctttgatgttTCGAGACAAATACTCATGCCTTGCTCTTGTCAATTGTCCTTCGGTCTTATTTAATGCCAATTCATACTTCAATCTATCCAGAACGCTGAGCCCTGAGACGTTAGGAACAACGTTAGGGTCCTCGTAGAATGGCATATGTTCTGGGTCagttttcaaatcattaaaaTATTTGTGGACTAACCATTCGAATCTATCGGCAATTGGTTCATAAGATACAGAAAGACCGGTGATATCAACGTACAAACCAGAATCAACGTCAATGAATCTGGCGTCAATGTTATTCAAACCGTTCCCCTTGTTCCTAGCAGTGATGAAGGTACCCACGTCGAGGAAATATCTACCGTTTCCTCTAGTAGGATCCTCAACGATAACGGTTTGGTTAAATTTTTTCGCCATACGGTTTAAATCAGCAATAGGCATTTGAACGTCATGATCACCATCCCAAGTGAACGCCAATCCGTTGTAAAGCCAACCGTACAAAGTACCATGAGCTAACCATGCAGTAAGATCATTGGAAACAGTGAAATGCAACCAGGCTCTAATAATGGCATCCAATCTGGCTCTAACTTCACTATGAGATAATCCACCACGGAAGAACCTTCCATCGTAATGATGACCCAGATGAATCATATCCGTGACATGAGAAGCTTCGGTGAAATACTTCGTTAGGTCGATGTAATGCGTATTCAAAGAAAGCTCTAAAGCTTCCATGTAATGCCTTTGATGTGCAGAAATATTAGCTTCATTGGCCTTCAACTCGTTATATCTTCCTAGTGcattaaattcaaaagatgattCGTTCAATTCGAGCTTATATGGGAGTCGACGATGTCCTTCACCgttgaattggaaattcttgatctttggaGATAGTTGAGACCAAATGGCAAATGGATCGAATTTTGGTGATTTTTTATACTTCCCGATGAATTTTTGTAACAACCCATTGAACAATATGGAATTTGGTTTCCAATCTTGATCTGGgcttccttcttcttctttaccCACAGAGTTAGCCGATGTTACTGGAACTTGCAAAGAACTTTGATTGTTAAGGAAAGTGACCGAAAGCGGTTGAGCAGAAGGGTTGGTGTATAACACGGATCTGGCTTGCAAATTGTACACTTCTGGTCTTGACCAATTTAGAGTCTTGATGGACATGAACCCGGGCGAAAATGGACTATTGTTGGAAACACAATGTTCATCGATATCGACTATTGGATCAGAAACAGTGGGATCGATCAATTTAGTGTTTTGTAAGAAAGCCTGAACCCCAAGTGGTTTCAAACGATCGTAATCAAAAAGCTTACGCTTGAACTTGGtctctaatttcttcaccGTTTCCAGAGGGAAATATTTACGAACCACAAAGGAACAATCCAATTTCTCCTCAGGTTCCATATCGATAAAATCGTTCAATGACGATAAATCCGCCCAATCGTACCAATTAAAGGGTAATTCGAACTGTGACCCCTCACTGGTAATCTCATCGAAATGTTCGTTAATATGGTCCAAATACACGGACATTGGTAACCGTGGATCGTAATCATAACTTTTCAACTGCGAGACAGCAGATTGTACGGATTCCTGAGACTTCAAAGAGCTACCGTCTTcgctgctgctgctgctgctgctgctgtaAAGTCTTGAGAAAAGAGATGCTAATGTATAAGGTTTCCTATAGAAAACCGTTGTGTTGAAAGTAGAATCGAAAAGGAACTTTTGAATGCGTTGGTACTGCGCACTCTTACTACCATCGAAATTCAAAATAGCACTGAAATCCGATTCTGAAGAATCGGATTTCGCaccagaaccagaaccagaaccagaaccagcagcagcagcagcagcttgctgctgctgctgcttctCATTCTGATCCTGTTGCTTAAACCTCTCCTAGCCGCCAGTAAGCCCTGCTTCGTCTGTCCAAAACAACAAGAACGAAGAGTACAACGTGACCAGCACTGCAGCAAGAGCCAAGAACCATACTACGTTCCTGCCTCTATGATCTAGCATTTTTGACTGTACTACTAAAAAACCTGGGTCCTTTTCTCGTCGTCGCTATATTACTTTACCAGACGTTCGAGAGAAGGGCACCgccaaaatcaaaaatcACCGTTCACTGACTGTTTCTTTtatcttatatatatatatatatatatataagataTAGTTATGTATGGAGAGGcagtattattattttatgAATGTCAAATCAATGTCAAATCAATGGTATTGTGGAAAAAGATGGCAAGGCAATTGACATGACAAGCAGGCAACAAAAAGCAATTctgaaatttgaaatcaccATTCCGATCAATTAGATGATCTTATTGAGGATCAATCAAGTTACCCGGCACAGACGGAAGGTCGTGCAAACctgaaatttgaaatcaccATTCCGATCAATTAGATGATCTTATTGAGGATCAATCAAGTTACCCGGCACAGACGGAAGGTCGTGCAAACCAAATACGGCGGGGACCGGCTGTTAcgataagaagaaactaatAGAGCAGTGTTTATGTGCAAACACTTGCTCTGCGGAACGGATAAATTGGAGTTATTGCATTGTTATCGTGTTACGTCACGGATAATGGCTTTTTTAGGGCCTAGACCTTAtctttgaatctttttttttttttttttttttttttgtttttcgTTATCAGATAGATGGAGAATCCATGTAGTGGGTCTAGAACACCGATATTGGCACTCAAAGGGTTATTTTCCTAATTGGGGAAAGGGTGCAATGATTAAGAGGCACGAAAAAAGAGAGTGCCGTGCAAGTAGGCAAGGAGAAGGTGGTAAAAAATCATGAGGATTGTATGTAAGAATAGTGAGTGAGCTGTCGgacagaaagaaaaatgtcGGGAATTAGAAGAGGTGTTACCCGGACGTTCAGTCCGGGTAACACCTCGTGGTATATCCGGACTTCTTGGATTACCCGGACTACTACGTAGTCCGGGTAatgtccgggtaacaacgtctcatttcttttccacTCTTCTCGAATGAAAAACTAAAGAAGcctttattgaaaattgaatagcctaagatgagatgagatgagatggtATCAGATGACTTGCCTTGCATTACTCCCCCCCCGTCCCCCGCTTCCTCCCCCGCTTCCTCCTCAGCTAAGTACCAATACTCCAAAGAAACACTTTTGCATGTCTGTTGTCGGTTCTCTCATATTTTGTCTCGAGTGTGGTGATCTACTCGATGGACAAGAGTCCAGTCAAGGCAAGATCAGATGTAACCAATGCAATGCCTCTTACAATTCGTCaaaattccaaaacttGAAAGTGGTAACCTCAACAAACGATAAATCGTTCCCATCCAAAATCAGATCCAAGAAATCGTTAGTTAAGACGTCTATTGCCAAGAAcgaattgaaagatggtGCTATCATCAACGAAAAATGTCCGAAATGTGCTAACGATAAGATGCATTACCACACTCTACAGCTTAGATCTGCAGATGAAGGTGCCACGGTGTTCTACACATGCACCGCATGTGGATATAGATTCAGAACGAATAACTGAGCACTGTTCTGCCCGCCccatatatacatatatgtGTGTACATAATATAATAGAGAGAGAGAGttaaataataataagtTGTTACCCGGCCctgtattttttttccaattctgtAATATGGAATTATTAC
The genomic region above belongs to Kluyveromyces lactis strain NRRL Y-1140 chromosome B complete sequence and contains:
- a CDS encoding LicD family protein (weakly similar to uniprot|P40355 Saccharomyces cerevisiae YJR061W) encodes the protein MSVYLDHINEHFDEITSEGSQFELPFNWYDWADLSSLNDFIDMEPEEKLDCSFVVRKYFPLETVKKLETKFKRKLFDYDRLKPLGVQAFLQNTKLIDPTVSDPIVDIDEHCVSNNSPFSPGFMSIKTLNWSRPEVYNLQARSVLYTNPSAQPLSVTFLNNQSSLQVPVTSANSVGKEEEGSPDQDWKPNSILFNGLLQKFIGKYKKSPKFDPFAIWSQLSPKIKNFQFNGEGHRRLPYKLELNESSFEFNALGRYNELKANEANISAHQRHYMEALELSLNTHYIDLTKYFTEASHVTDMIHLGHHYDGRFFRGGLSHSEVRARLDAIIRAWLHFTVSNDLTAWLAHGTLYGWLYNGLAFTWDGDHDVQMPIADLNRMAKKFNQTVIVEDPTRGNGRYFLDVGTFITARNKGNGLNNIDARFIDVDSGLYVDITGLSVSYEPIADRFEWLVHKYFNDLKTDPEHMPFYEDPNVVPNVSGLSVLDRLKYELALNKTEGQLTRARHEYLSRNIKERDKKELYQSDSLKDRYNINKHAQAYNCRNKHFQTLFELSPLRLTFFHGVPAYVPNLVLKDLNAEYKVPIENGYQCYEGECYVPELRGWYPEGRVKQMVELLVKSPNLKKVFPEDGIKKLEKNEFELLLMEFSQDPKLEELFIYAVNTFQITAFRQRELEFIYDGKMLSYDKNMLLDEFIQNRYFNPVFKDVFLKKQDTAIWNEFVENTDIPYGQIDKLWRELKLKVARQLFKLDEKYANYKIDWANDAGYQSPASPLNFNTRGEKFYIMGKKWNNRLVVRDPVDLDTSITEQYHLSDEKKYTKKKDN
- the RPA12 gene encoding DNA-directed RNA polymerase I core subunit RPA12 (highly similar to uniprot|P32529 Saccharomyces cerevisiae YJR063W RPA12 RNA polymerase I subunit A12.2 contains two zinc binding domains and the N terminal domain is responsible for anchoring to the RNA pol I complex), encoding MRWYQMTCLALLPPRPPLPPPLPPQLSTNTPKKHFCMSVVGSLIFCLECGDLLDGQESSQGKIRCNQCNASYNSSKFQNLKVVTSTNDKSFPSKIRSKKSLVKTSIAKNELKDGAIINEKCPKCANDKMHYHTLQLRSADEGATVFYTCTACGYRFRTNN